The Afifella aestuarii genomic interval TCTGACGCGCAAGAGCTCGCCCGGGCCGATATTCACATCGTCACGGTGCCGACGCCGATCACGCCCGCCCGAAGGCCGGATCTCCGGCCGCTTCAGAGCGCCTCGGTGACCGTGGGGCGCGTGCTGAAGGCGGGCGACATCGTCGTGTACGAATCGACCGTCTATCCGGGTGCGACCGAAGACGTCTGCGTGCCGATCCTCGAAGCCGAGAGCGGCTTGAGGTTCGGGGAGGATTTTGCCGTCGGCTATTCGCCGGAGCGCATCAATCCCGGAGACGACCGCCATCGTTTCGAGACCATTGCGAAGGTGGTTTCAGGCTCCGATGATAAGACGCTCGACCGTCTGGCCGAGCTTTACGGCTCGGTGCTTGAGGCGGAGGTGCATCGCGCGCCCTCGATCCGCGTGGCGGAGGCCGCGAAAGTGATCGAGAACACGCAGCGCGACCTCAACATCGCGCTGATGAACGAGCTTGCCCTCATCTTCGATCGTCTCGGCCTGCGCACCGCCGACGTGCTGGCGGCTGCGCGCACCAAGTGGAACTTCGTCGATTTCACGCCGGGCCTCGTCGGCGGTCACTGCATCGGCGTCGATCCCTATTATCTGACGGCCAAGGCCGAGGAGATGGGCCACCATCCGGAGGTCATTCTGGCCGGGCGCCGCACCAATGACGGGATGGGCGCCTTCATCGCGCGC includes:
- a CDS encoding nucleotide sugar dehydrogenase, which produces MRGSLDRHRLSVLGLGYVGLPVAAAFARAGYEVVAFDIDAARVEELRAGRDRNAEVTPQDLACPRLHITSDAQELARADIHIVTVPTPITPARRPDLRPLQSASVTVGRVLKAGDIVVYESTVYPGATEDVCVPILEAESGLRFGEDFAVGYSPERINPGDDRHRFETIAKVVSGSDDKTLDRLAELYGSVLEAEVHRAPSIRVAEAAKVIENTQRDLNIALMNELALIFDRLGLRTADVLAAARTKWNFVDFTPGLVGGHCIGVDPYYLTAKAEEMGHHPEVILAGRRTNDGMGAFIARKAVKLMIGQGSRVKGSRVGVFGLTFKENVSDLRNSRVPDIVEELRDYGITPLVHDPLAEKSAAFRAYGIELKEIEAIDDLDAAIMAVPHAAYLADAGRDLFKRVRDGGVVVDVKSRFSECPPHLHYWSL